A genome region from Oryzias latipes chromosome 2, ASM223467v1 includes the following:
- the LOC101168024 gene encoding OX-2 membrane glycoprotein isoform X2, with translation MGTSRIYILLLFFVSKGETSVVQTQQTVTAAAGGEAHLSCQLTQPKDVLQITWQKIVSGVEENIGSYSVDHGERVVPRFKGKVLISSFGMQNSSIIVRNVSEEDGGCFLCLFNADPEGALKGRTCLQVYELHPPVLHVRASDSESVVICSATGRPAPTLTLTVGQQHLNSSHKHTVNHNNTITVTAAAVLSGLGSNSTRVGCSAAVFSGPQLKASLLLHGLDVEPGSVHGRGRVALVLTAVMMGTVLISALIFYMWRRHSQKRSFWGECWT, from the exons ATGGGAACGTCTCgtatttatattttacttttgttctTTGTATCAAAAG GTGAGACATCCGTGGTTCAAACACAGCAGACTGTGAcggcagcagctggaggagaagctcatctcagctgtcagctcactCAACCTAAAGACGTCCTTCAAATCACGTGGCAGAAAATTGTATCGGGAGTAGAGGAAAACATAGGATCTTACAGCGTGGATCATGGAGAACGAGTGGTTCCTAGATTCAAAGGAAAAGTCCTCATCAGCAGCTTTGGGATGCAGAACAGCTCCATCATTGTGAGGAACGTTTCAGAGGAGGACGGAGgatgttttctctgtttgttcAACGCAGACCCTGAAGGGGCTTTGAAAGGAAGAACCTGCCTCCAAGTCTACG agcTGCATCCGCCGGTGCTGCACGTCAGAGCTTCAGACTCAGAGTCCGTGGTGATCTGCTCGGCCACAGGCAGACCTGCTCCCACCCTCACTCTGACGGTGGGACAACAACACCTCAACTCCTCCCACAAGCACACCGTCAACCACAACAACACCATCACCGTCACCGCAGCAGCTGTGCTGTCAGGTCTGGGCTCCAACAGCACTCGGGTTGGATGTTCAGCTGCAGTCTTCTCTGGTCCTCAGTTGAAGGCGTCTCTGCTCCTTCATG GTCTGGATGTGGAACCCGGATCTGTTCACGGCCGTGGCA GAGTGGCTCTAGTATTGACAGCAGTGATGATGGGAACAGTTTTAATCTCTGCCCTGATCTTCTACATGTGGAGGCGTCATTCACAGAAAAG GTCATTTTGGGGGGAATGCTGGACATAA
- the LOC101168024 gene encoding OX-2 membrane glycoprotein isoform X1 codes for MGTSRIYILLLFFVSKGETSVVQTQQTVTAAAGGEAHLSCQLTQPKDVLQITWQKIVSGVEENIGSYSVDHGERVVPRFKGKVLISSFGMQNSSIIVRNVSEEDGGCFLCLFNADPEGALKGRTCLQVYELHPPVLHVRASDSESVVICSATGRPAPTLTLTVGQQHLNSSHKHTVNHNNTITVTAAAVLSGLGSNSTRVGCSAAVFSGPQLKASLLLHGLDVEPGSVHGRGRVALVLTAVMMGTVLISALIFYMWRRHSQKRTERPSKTEEKTTKYNQDCDSNISIKFYSYSQNSQQQSSQLASYR; via the exons ATGGGAACGTCTCgtatttatattttacttttgttctTTGTATCAAAAG GTGAGACATCCGTGGTTCAAACACAGCAGACTGTGAcggcagcagctggaggagaagctcatctcagctgtcagctcactCAACCTAAAGACGTCCTTCAAATCACGTGGCAGAAAATTGTATCGGGAGTAGAGGAAAACATAGGATCTTACAGCGTGGATCATGGAGAACGAGTGGTTCCTAGATTCAAAGGAAAAGTCCTCATCAGCAGCTTTGGGATGCAGAACAGCTCCATCATTGTGAGGAACGTTTCAGAGGAGGACGGAGgatgttttctctgtttgttcAACGCAGACCCTGAAGGGGCTTTGAAAGGAAGAACCTGCCTCCAAGTCTACG agcTGCATCCGCCGGTGCTGCACGTCAGAGCTTCAGACTCAGAGTCCGTGGTGATCTGCTCGGCCACAGGCAGACCTGCTCCCACCCTCACTCTGACGGTGGGACAACAACACCTCAACTCCTCCCACAAGCACACCGTCAACCACAACAACACCATCACCGTCACCGCAGCAGCTGTGCTGTCAGGTCTGGGCTCCAACAGCACTCGGGTTGGATGTTCAGCTGCAGTCTTCTCTGGTCCTCAGTTGAAGGCGTCTCTGCTCCTTCATG GTCTGGATGTGGAACCCGGATCTGTTCACGGCCGTGGCA GAGTGGCTCTAGTATTGACAGCAGTGATGATGGGAACAGTTTTAATCTCTGCCCTGATCTTCTACATGTGGAGGCGTCATTCACAGAAAAG AACTGAACGACCTTCAAAGACAGAAGAGAAAACGACCAAGTACAATCAAGACTGTGACTCAAatatttcaattaaattttattcatatagtcaaaattcacaacaacagtcgtctcaattgGCTTCTTACCGGTAA
- the LOC111946296 gene encoding OX-2 membrane glycoprotein-like, translating into MAKVSLFFLFFVVSKGETSVVQTQQTVTAAAGGEAHLSCRLTQPKDVFQVTWQKIVSGSEENIGSYSELYGERVVPRFKEKVLINPGMQNSSIIVRNVSEEDGGCFLCLFSTYSQGTLKGRTCLQVYELHPPVLHVRASDSESVVICSATGRPAPTLTLTVGQQHLNSSHNHTVNHNNTITVTAAAVLSGLGSNSTRVGCSAAVFSGPQLKASLLLHGLDVEPGSVHSRGRLGLIWTGGVVGTGVISALIFYMWRRRSQKRTERPSKTEEEQTIKTVILISHFRNCVFY; encoded by the exons GTGAGACATCCGTGGTTCAAACACAGCAGACTGTGAcggcagcagctggaggagaagcTCATCTCAGCTGTCGACTCACTCAACCTAAAGACGTCTTCCAAGTCACGTGGCAGAAAATTGTATCAGGATCAGAGGAAAACATAGGATCTTACAGCGAGCTGTATGGAGAACGAGTGGTTCCTAGATTCAAAGAAAAAGTCCTCATCAATCCTGGGATGCAGAACAGCTCCATCATTGTGAGGAACGTTTCAGAGGAGGACGGAGgatgttttctctgtttgttcAGCACATACTCTCAAGGGACTCTGAAAGGAAGAACGTGCCTCCAAGTCTACG agcTGCATCCGCCGGTGCTGCACGTCAGAGCTTCAGACTCAGAGTCCGTGGTGATCTGCTCGGCCACAGGCAGACCTGCTCCCACCCTCACTCTGACGGTGGGACAACAACACCTCAACTCCTCCCACAACCACACCGTCAACCACAACAACACCATCACCGTCACCGCAGCAGCTGTGCTGTCAGGTCTGGGCTCCAACAGCACTCGGGTTGGATGTTCAGCTGCAGTCTTCTCTGGTCCTCAGTTGAAGGCGTCTCTGCTCCTTCATG GTCTGGATGTGGAACCCGGATCTGTTCACAGCCGTGGCA GACTGGGTCTAATATGGACAGGAGGTGTGGTGGGAACAGGTGTAATCTCTGCCCTGATCTTCTACATGTGGAGACGTCGTTCACAGAAAAG AACTGAACGACCTTCAAAGACAGAAGAAGAGCAAACAATCAAGACTGTAATTTTAATAAGTCATttcagaaattgtgttttttattga
- the LOC101158509 gene encoding poliovirus receptor homolog isoform X2, with translation MCGRSPHPCLLLWIVAAGISAALCEVKTAGSLTVEAGSAASLTCNISLATGEVVHQVRWLNRHKVPLLTYEPPARISHSQAHVQLTSSPRNASSITIRRVRPDDGGCYRCVFDVYPSGSQEGSTCISVTGKVHLEGNRTAVSGKPVSLSCWYSLPERVSQVLWTKTSEQGDSTTVASYSKRGHHTPEPFRDRVRLSPTLGDSRLTVLSVRTEDEACYTCQFHTYPDGTRSSTACLSVYVLPQPQLTHAVSSPGVTEANCTAQSRPPAEITWEVGDENRTLGVPVSSAYEHGDGTTTVTSTLLFQSGLLGDMAVKCVVRHPGLEKPLILMLDSDVCPAIIVLLSVCGVAAVLLLCLCVCLCKCFICTQD, from the exons ATGTGTGGACGCTCCCCCCACCCGTGTCTGCTGCTGTGGATCGTTGCTGCAGGAATCTCTGCAGCTCTAT GTGAAGTCAAAACGGCGGGCAGCCTGACGGTTGAGGCGGGCAGCGCTGCCTCGCTCACCTGCAACATCTCCCTGGCGACCGGGGAAGTCGTCCACCAAGTGCGTTGGCTGAACAGGCACAAGGTGCCTCTCCTGACCTACGAGCCCCCGGCCCGCATCAGCCACAGCCAAGCCCACGTGCAGCTCACCTCCTCCCCCCGAAACGCCAGCTCCATCACCATCAGGAGGGTGCGGCCCGACGACGGCGGCTGTTACCGCTGCGTCTTTGACGTCTACCCCTCCGGGAGTCAGGAGGGCTCGACCTGCATCAGCGTCACTG GTAAAGTGCACCTGGAGGGGAACCGGACGGCCGTCAGCGGGAAACCCGTCTCCCTCTCCTGCTGGTACAGCCTCCCCGAGCGGGTCAGCCAGGTGCTGTGGACCAAGACGAGCGAGCAGGGCGACAGCACCACCGTGGCGTCCTACTCCAAGAGAGGCCACCACACGCCCGAGCCGTTCAGGGATCGAGTCCGGCTGAGTCCCACGCTGGGAGACAGCCGGCTGACCGTCCTGAGCGTCCGCACGGAGGACGAGGCCTGCTACACCTGCCAGTTTCACACCTACCCGGACGGAACCAGGAGCTCCACGGCCTGCCTCTCCGTCTACG TTCTACCCCAACCCCAGCTGACCCACGCGGTGTCATCCCCCGGCGTCACCGAGGCCAACTGCACTGCCCAGTCTCGCCCGCCCGCCGAGATCACGTGGGAGGTCGGCGACGAGAACCGCACGTTAGGGGTGCCCGTTTCCTCGGCCTACGAGCACGGCGACGGCACGACCACGGTGACCAGCACGCTGCTCTTCCAGTCGGGGCTGCTGGGCGACATGGCGGTCAAATGTGTGGTCCGTCACCCGGGGCTGGAGAAGCCGCTGATACTGATGCTGGACTCAGACG TGTGCCCGGCCATCATCGTCCTCCTTTCGGTGTGCGGCGTGGCGGCGGTTCTCCTCCTGTGTCTGTGCGTGTGTCTCTGCAAGTGCTTCATCTGCACCCAAG ACTGA
- the LOC101158509 gene encoding nectin-4 isoform X1, producing the protein MCGRSPHPCLLLWIVAAGISAALCEVKTAGSLTVEAGSAASLTCNISLATGEVVHQVRWLNRHKVPLLTYEPPARISHSQAHVQLTSSPRNASSITIRRVRPDDGGCYRCVFDVYPSGSQEGSTCISVTGKVHLEGNRTAVSGKPVSLSCWYSLPERVSQVLWTKTSEQGDSTTVASYSKRGHHTPEPFRDRVRLSPTLGDSRLTVLSVRTEDEACYTCQFHTYPDGTRSSTACLSVYVLPQPQLTHAVSSPGVTEANCTAQSRPPAEITWEVGDENRTLGVPVSSAYEHGDGTTTVTSTLLFQSGLLGDMAVKCVVRHPGLEKPLILMLDSDVCPAIIVLLSVCGVAAVLLLCLCVCLCKCFICTQGKSSV; encoded by the exons ATGTGTGGACGCTCCCCCCACCCGTGTCTGCTGCTGTGGATCGTTGCTGCAGGAATCTCTGCAGCTCTAT GTGAAGTCAAAACGGCGGGCAGCCTGACGGTTGAGGCGGGCAGCGCTGCCTCGCTCACCTGCAACATCTCCCTGGCGACCGGGGAAGTCGTCCACCAAGTGCGTTGGCTGAACAGGCACAAGGTGCCTCTCCTGACCTACGAGCCCCCGGCCCGCATCAGCCACAGCCAAGCCCACGTGCAGCTCACCTCCTCCCCCCGAAACGCCAGCTCCATCACCATCAGGAGGGTGCGGCCCGACGACGGCGGCTGTTACCGCTGCGTCTTTGACGTCTACCCCTCCGGGAGTCAGGAGGGCTCGACCTGCATCAGCGTCACTG GTAAAGTGCACCTGGAGGGGAACCGGACGGCCGTCAGCGGGAAACCCGTCTCCCTCTCCTGCTGGTACAGCCTCCCCGAGCGGGTCAGCCAGGTGCTGTGGACCAAGACGAGCGAGCAGGGCGACAGCACCACCGTGGCGTCCTACTCCAAGAGAGGCCACCACACGCCCGAGCCGTTCAGGGATCGAGTCCGGCTGAGTCCCACGCTGGGAGACAGCCGGCTGACCGTCCTGAGCGTCCGCACGGAGGACGAGGCCTGCTACACCTGCCAGTTTCACACCTACCCGGACGGAACCAGGAGCTCCACGGCCTGCCTCTCCGTCTACG TTCTACCCCAACCCCAGCTGACCCACGCGGTGTCATCCCCCGGCGTCACCGAGGCCAACTGCACTGCCCAGTCTCGCCCGCCCGCCGAGATCACGTGGGAGGTCGGCGACGAGAACCGCACGTTAGGGGTGCCCGTTTCCTCGGCCTACGAGCACGGCGACGGCACGACCACGGTGACCAGCACGCTGCTCTTCCAGTCGGGGCTGCTGGGCGACATGGCGGTCAAATGTGTGGTCCGTCACCCGGGGCTGGAGAAGCCGCTGATACTGATGCTGGACTCAGACG TGTGCCCGGCCATCATCGTCCTCCTTTCGGTGTGCGGCGTGGCGGCGGTTCTCCTCCTGTGTCTGTGCGTGTGTCTCTGCAAGTGCTTCATCTGCACCCAAGGCAAGTCCAGCGTCTGA